The sequence below is a genomic window from Paenibacillus sp. DCT19.
TTCGGTGAATTCATCTGTTAAGGCCACAAGTATATTTGCTGAAATGATGGAAGCCTTTCATTTTGTTCGTAAACATGTTCTTCTACTCATCGTCTCCATTTTGTTTGCCTTCGTAAATTTCTGCCTTATGCCCTTCAATGTTCTACGAACGCCGTATGTCATGGAGACACTTCAAGCAGGAGCGGGTGGATTGAGTCTGCTTAGTGGACTGATGGTAGCGGGAATGGTGCTTAGTGGAGTGTGGATGTCACATGCAGGAGCGAATTATCGTAAAAGTATGCTGGTCGTTAGTGGCATTGTCATGCTGGGTCTCAGTTATGCATTAACTGCAATTCCTGCCTACATGTCGGACTTTCAACTGCCCGCCGCCGCCGCTTGCTGTTTACTGATGGGATTCGGGATTCCACTCGCGACTACGCCCCTTGCCTCTTATCTGATGGAGGTTACCCCTTCTGAGATGCTCGGCAGAGTATCTGCTCTTCAAAGTATGTTATGTCTCAGTGTAGTTCCACTTGGCAGTTTGGCTGCAGGCGCGTTGGCAGAGTGGATTGCATTGCCTGTGCTGTTTAT
It includes:
- a CDS encoding MFS transporter, coding for MLFGLGQLQVWHLFVVTILISLLECFTSPAEVSSVPRLLPQSMLLSGNAMSSSASRVAELAGLAVAGALIATAGIAWTIFIDAVLFALSAICMSRVVYPTSNTSSTQENIAIHDDSVNSSVKATSIFAEMMEAFHFVRKHVLLLIVSILFAFVNFCLMPFNVLRTPYVMETLQAGAGGLSLLSGLMVAGMVLSGVWMSHAGANYRKSMLVVSGIVMLGLSYALTAIPAYMSDFQLPAAAACCLLMGFGIPLATTPLASYLMEVTPSEMLGRVSALQSMLCLSVVPLGSLAAGALAEWIALPVLFIVFGLLLAMSVIMILFSKSFRQMT